A genomic window from Motilibacter aurantiacus includes:
- a CDS encoding M64 family metallopeptidase: MIRRVAALGAAVLAAALLPTVAQETATAAVGEPRVVPLQVTGDAADRFSMVVMGDGYTEAELPEFRADVEKHLNVLWSIEPFRSYRNYVNVYLVEVPSADSGVDCDPDLTSPRRDTALGMGFWGGCNPSSVQRLLTVNNTLARQYATLATPDYDQILAIANSDTYGGAGGAYATASGGNALSALITPHELGHSLGGLQDEYTYYGRGVPGGRYTGGEPSSIHHTLLTEEQMLAQQRKWWRWLGEPSESGGVIGRYEGGQYFDSGIWRPSKHSMMISLGYYFDQVSRERMTQRISQRVNLIEDSTPTSAPVGRTDVLWVETAHPVHHDLDVTWSVDGTVIPDTQNSRDLDLETLALAPGSRVTATVVDPTAFVRDPAVRATMTATRAWTVGEATSPPGTTPLRFTSWTRTERPLGAQDVVHAETTHPVGSVPTVTWRLDGTVVPSPTKARSFDLGARAISPGRHTLTATVGAETLTWTVDSAPPTVGYEVSAPLTTFTAADGTAHHVFNEQFTMALRPTDDVEGYVVGEFRRDGDGWHHYYGWPDSPEGTPYHFTPRGTNIAGLVYGSLSPEGLSPQPWEERTPGYGTHLLEYRGIDAAGNIGGQGAFNVSVLPSTPACTSTVTGRVSTPLNVTSGVLCLRGARVSGPVTVGAGASLIADGAEIRGPVTASGAGTVQLTETLVSGSVTVDGATGGVSLLGAEVRGAVTLTGNNGTAFAPVVAGTTVKAQLQCASNAVAPVDLGVANTVNSRRTGQCASL; this comes from the coding sequence ATGATCCGAAGAGTCGCCGCCCTCGGCGCGGCCGTGCTGGCCGCCGCGCTGCTGCCCACCGTCGCCCAGGAGACCGCCACCGCCGCCGTCGGCGAGCCCAGGGTCGTCCCGCTGCAGGTCACCGGCGACGCCGCCGACCGCTTCTCCATGGTCGTCATGGGGGACGGCTACACGGAGGCCGAGCTCCCGGAGTTCCGCGCGGACGTCGAAAAGCACCTCAACGTGCTGTGGAGCATCGAGCCCTTCCGCAGCTACCGCAACTACGTCAACGTCTACCTGGTCGAGGTCCCGTCGGCGGACTCCGGCGTCGACTGCGACCCGGACCTCACCTCGCCGCGCAGGGACACCGCCCTGGGGATGGGCTTCTGGGGCGGCTGCAACCCGAGCAGCGTCCAGCGGCTGCTGACGGTGAACAACACCCTCGCCCGCCAGTACGCCACCCTGGCGACCCCGGACTACGACCAGATCCTCGCGATCGCCAACAGCGACACCTACGGCGGTGCGGGAGGCGCGTACGCCACGGCATCGGGCGGCAACGCACTCTCCGCGCTCATCACCCCGCACGAGCTCGGCCACTCACTCGGTGGCCTGCAGGACGAGTACACCTACTACGGACGAGGTGTCCCGGGCGGACGCTACACCGGCGGTGAGCCCAGCTCCATCCATCACACCCTGCTGACGGAGGAGCAGATGCTGGCGCAGCAGCGCAAGTGGTGGCGCTGGCTCGGCGAGCCCAGCGAGTCCGGCGGGGTGATCGGGCGCTACGAGGGCGGCCAGTACTTCGACAGCGGCATCTGGCGCCCCAGCAAGCACTCGATGATGATCTCGCTGGGCTACTACTTCGACCAGGTCTCCCGCGAGCGCATGACGCAGCGCATCTCCCAGCGCGTCAACCTCATCGAGGACTCGACGCCGACCTCCGCGCCCGTCGGGCGCACCGACGTGCTGTGGGTCGAGACCGCACACCCCGTCCACCACGACCTCGATGTGACGTGGTCCGTCGATGGAACTGTGATTCCCGATACGCAGAACAGCCGTGACCTGGACCTCGAGACGCTCGCGCTCGCACCCGGCTCGCGGGTCACGGCGACGGTCGTGGACCCGACGGCCTTCGTGCGCGACCCGGCCGTGCGCGCGACGATGACCGCGACCCGGGCCTGGACCGTGGGCGAGGCGACGTCGCCCCCCGGCACGACGCCGCTGCGGTTCACGTCGTGGACCCGGACGGAGCGGCCTCTGGGGGCGCAGGACGTCGTCCACGCGGAGACCACGCACCCGGTGGGCTCGGTCCCGACGGTCACCTGGCGGCTCGACGGCACCGTCGTCCCGAGCCCGACGAAGGCGCGCAGCTTCGACCTCGGGGCCCGGGCGATCTCCCCCGGCAGGCACACCCTCACCGCCACCGTCGGGGCAGAGACCCTCACGTGGACGGTCGACTCCGCGCCCCCGACCGTCGGCTACGAGGTCTCCGCGCCGCTCACGACCTTCACCGCAGCGGACGGCACCGCGCACCACGTCTTCAACGAGCAGTTCACGATGGCCCTGCGGCCCACGGACGACGTGGAGGGCTACGTCGTCGGCGAGTTCCGCCGGGACGGGGACGGCTGGCACCACTACTACGGCTGGCCGGACTCCCCGGAGGGGACGCCGTACCACTTCACCCCGCGCGGCACCAACATCGCCGGCCTGGTCTACGGGAGCCTCAGCCCGGAGGGCCTCTCCCCCCAGCCGTGGGAGGAGCGCACGCCGGGCTACGGCACGCACCTTCTGGAGTACCGCGGCATCGACGCCGCGGGGAACATCGGCGGACAGGGCGCTTTCAACGTCTCCGTGCTCCCCTCGACCCCGGCGTGCACGTCGACGGTCACCGGGCGGGTCAGCACTCCACTGAACGTCACTTCTGGTGTCCTCTGCCTCCGGGGCGCCCGCGTCAGCGGGCCGGTGACGGTCGGCGCGGGCGCGTCGCTGATCGCCGACGGAGCCGAGATCCGCGGGCCGGTGACCGCCTCCGGAGCGGGCACGGTCCAGCTGACCGAGACGCTCGTGAGCGGCTCCGTCACGGTCGACGGCGCCACCGGGGGTGTGTCCCTGCTGGGCGCCGAGGTGCGCGGCGCGGTCACGCTCACCGGCAACAACGGCACGGCCTTCGCGCCGGTCGTGGCCGGTACGACGGTGAAGGCGCAGCTGCAGTGCGCCTCCAACGCGGTCGCCCCCGTCGACCTCGGGGTCGCCAACACCGTGAACAGCCGGCGCACGGGGCAGTGCGCCTCCCTGTAG
- a CDS encoding M14 family zinc carboxypeptidase, which yields MRRPHPRTALAVLTTTPLLAALVAVPSAVPASATALPEVPSRTIGYDEIQAYPRENVLPVWPVDADDASIAIGVVPYHEIAPRLNALQAAGDRVSAGVVGKSSSGYDIYAVTVTWPETAAEARQQERWKREIENEPAQAQDDARLKAGYKTPLFVNANIHGNEWEGTDAALRVIEEFATSNDPETVTLLKRNRLVFNVTANPDGRVLGTRANAAGYDLNRDLTIVSQPETVVIRDLTIQTQPVIALDLHGYVSPTLLHPSTPPHNVNDEYDLYIKHALPNALGIEAGLKALGYPETQSARIPFRDDAPGVWDDFPPIYVPSFSMLQSSIPYTIEAPLNPRGNLTPAERVRRSGINTDVHEVAIRESLDYIQEHRDEVLFDQAEVFRRGWAGEPQRDLPDGYVPGWGPEDNYHTTFPRSYVIPVGRGQRSDTAAARLVDLIVGSDGRVTQATQPFEANGRSYEAGSYVIDLHQPKRGLVNSLLEPGADITDRVDDLYAGPAAWSQALTWGATVDTLWDELPGVPTRRTYDGVAKGGLPAGTPDLRLDIQDGADLLAVNSLLDQGVDVYRLADGSVVVPHSGTNRRLAAVETRTNKVTFTAAPAGWTGTKLDEVVVGYLGTVEERDTLLDNGFEARALTASNLATALAADIDVLLVNSNVNIGGLSAPNRAALDAFLARGGGVVGLGTQGATFTNATSLLDVTATAGASLASGVVNVVNSNGPVASGAAATSWVFQPVWYTDVPATATVEQSYAADPLLSGWWASTSATNGQAAAADQASIVSAVSAGGNGVVLIGTDPTVRLHAKGLHSQLGRAILFAAER from the coding sequence ATGCGTCGACCCCACCCCAGGACCGCGCTCGCCGTCCTGACGACCACGCCGCTGCTGGCGGCCCTCGTCGCGGTCCCGTCGGCCGTCCCGGCCTCGGCGACCGCGCTGCCCGAGGTGCCGAGCCGCACGATCGGCTACGACGAGATCCAGGCCTACCCGCGGGAGAACGTCCTGCCGGTGTGGCCGGTCGACGCCGACGACGCGTCGATCGCGATCGGCGTCGTGCCGTACCACGAGATCGCGCCGCGGCTGAACGCCCTGCAGGCCGCCGGCGACCGGGTGTCGGCCGGCGTCGTCGGCAAGTCCTCCTCCGGCTACGACATCTACGCCGTCACGGTCACCTGGCCGGAGACCGCCGCCGAGGCGCGACAGCAGGAGCGGTGGAAGCGCGAGATCGAGAACGAGCCGGCCCAGGCGCAGGACGACGCGCGGCTCAAGGCCGGCTACAAGACGCCGCTCTTCGTCAACGCCAACATCCACGGCAACGAGTGGGAGGGCACGGACGCCGCGCTGCGCGTCATCGAGGAGTTCGCCACGAGCAACGACCCCGAGACCGTCACGCTGCTCAAGCGCAACCGCCTCGTCTTCAACGTCACCGCCAACCCCGACGGACGAGTCCTCGGGACGCGCGCCAACGCGGCGGGCTACGACCTCAACCGCGACCTGACCATCGTGTCGCAGCCCGAGACCGTCGTGATCCGCGACCTCACGATCCAGACCCAGCCGGTCATCGCGCTGGACCTGCACGGCTACGTGTCGCCGACGCTGCTGCACCCGAGCACCCCGCCGCACAACGTCAACGACGAGTACGACCTCTACATCAAGCACGCGCTGCCGAACGCCCTCGGCATCGAGGCCGGCCTCAAGGCCCTCGGCTACCCGGAGACGCAGAGCGCGCGCATCCCCTTCCGCGACGACGCGCCCGGCGTGTGGGACGACTTCCCGCCGATCTACGTCCCCTCGTTCTCCATGCTGCAGAGCAGCATCCCCTACACGATCGAGGCCCCGCTCAACCCGCGCGGCAACCTGACCCCGGCGGAGCGGGTGCGCCGGTCGGGCATCAACACCGACGTCCACGAGGTCGCGATCCGCGAGTCGCTCGACTACATCCAGGAGCACCGCGACGAGGTCCTCTTCGACCAGGCCGAGGTGTTCCGCCGCGGCTGGGCAGGGGAGCCGCAGCGTGACCTGCCCGACGGCTACGTGCCCGGCTGGGGACCGGAGGACAACTACCACACGACGTTCCCGCGCTCTTACGTCATCCCCGTCGGCCGGGGGCAGCGCTCCGACACCGCCGCCGCCCGGCTCGTCGACCTGATCGTCGGCAGCGACGGCCGCGTCACGCAGGCCACCCAGCCCTTCGAGGCCAACGGCAGGAGCTACGAGGCCGGGTCGTACGTCATCGACCTGCACCAGCCGAAGCGCGGCCTGGTGAACTCCCTGCTCGAGCCCGGCGCCGACATCACCGACCGCGTCGACGACCTCTACGCCGGCCCGGCCGCGTGGAGCCAGGCGCTCACCTGGGGCGCGACGGTCGACACGCTGTGGGACGAGCTGCCCGGCGTCCCGACCAGGCGCACGTACGACGGCGTGGCCAAGGGCGGCCTGCCCGCCGGCACCCCGGACCTGCGCCTCGACATCCAGGACGGCGCCGACCTGCTCGCGGTCAACTCCCTGCTCGACCAGGGTGTCGACGTCTACCGCCTCGCCGACGGCTCGGTCGTCGTCCCGCACAGCGGCACCAACCGTCGGCTCGCGGCCGTCGAGACCCGCACCAACAAGGTGACGTTCACCGCCGCCCCCGCGGGCTGGACGGGCACGAAGCTCGACGAGGTCGTCGTCGGCTACCTCGGTACCGTCGAGGAGCGCGACACGCTGCTGGACAACGGCTTCGAGGCCCGCGCCCTGACCGCGAGCAACCTGGCCACGGCCTTGGCCGCGGACATCGACGTGCTGCTCGTCAACAGCAACGTCAACATCGGCGGCCTGAGCGCGCCCAACCGCGCAGCTCTCGACGCCTTCCTCGCCCGCGGCGGCGGTGTCGTCGGGCTCGGCACCCAGGGTGCGACGTTCACGAACGCCACGTCGCTGCTCGACGTGACCGCCACCGCCGGCGCGAGCCTGGCCAGCGGTGTCGTCAACGTGGTGAACAGCAACGGCCCGGTGGCCTCCGGCGCCGCCGCGACCTCCTGGGTCTTCCAGCCGGTCTGGTACACCGACGTCCCGGCGACCGCGACGGTCGAGCAGTCGTACGCCGCCGACCCGCTGCTCTCGGGCTGGTGGGCCTCGACCAGCGCCACCAACGGCCAGGCCGCTGCCGCCGACCAGGCCAGCATCGTCAGCGCGGTGAGCGCCGGCGGCAACGGCGTCGTGCTGATCGGCACCGACCCGACCGTCCGCCTGCACGCCAAGGGGCTGCACTCGCAGCTCGGCCGCGCCATCCTCTTCGCCGCGGAGCGCTGA